The Nitrobacter hamburgensis X14 genome contains the following window.
TGGACGATGCCCTGAAGACGGTGCCCGGCGTGACCTCGAAGATGCTGGTGAAACTCGGCGAGAACGAGGTCAGGACCGTCGAGGATCTGGCCGGCTGCGCCACCGACGATCTGGTCGGTTGGACCGAGCGCAAGGACGGCGAAGCGGTCAAGCACGCCGGCTATCTCGACGGCATCGAGGTCTCGCGCGAGGACGCCGAGGCCATTATCATGCAGGCGCGCCTGATCGCCGGCTGGATCACCGAAGCCGACCTTGCGAAATCGGCGGAGGAAGCCCCCGCCGCCGAAGATCAGCCGGCTTGAGGCCCGTGTTCCGCGAAAGAAGACATCGGCTTGGCGCGAAGACCTCGCGCCAATGACAAGGAGAATGCCCCGAACATGCTCGCCATCGCCGACCCGGCAGATCTTGATGACGGACCGCGGACCAACAGGCCCGCGACGACGCGGATGTGCGCGGTCACGCGCGAGGTGCGTCCGATCGGCGAATTGATCCGGTTTGTGGTGTCGCCCTCGGGCGAGGTTATCGCCGACCTGAAACGCAAACTGCCGGGCCGGGGCCTGTGGATTTCGGCCTCCCACGCCACCGTTGCGGAAGCGGCCCGTCGTCACCACTTTAGCAAGGGCTTCAAGCGGGACGTGCGCGTATCGGCGTCTCTCGCCGACGAGACCGGGCAGTCGCTGGCCCGCAGCGCGATCGACGCGCTGGCTGTGGTCGCCAAGGCCGGGCAGGTCGTCGCCGGTTTTGCCAAGGTCGAGGACGCACTGCTTCGGCGTCAGGCGGTCGCCCTGCTCCACGCCGCGGACGGCGCCGCCGACGGAATCCGG
Protein-coding sequences here:
- a CDS encoding RNA-binding protein — translated: MLAIADPADLDDGPRTNRPATTRMCAVTREVRPIGELIRFVVSPSGEVIADLKRKLPGRGLWISASHATVAEAARRHHFSKGFKRDVRVSASLADETGQSLARSAIDALAVVAKAGQVVAGFAKVEDALLRRQAVALLHAADGAADGIRKLDAIVKKTAAESRETREIPVISALASAELDLALCRSNVIHAAVLAGPAGRTFLSRSQTLVRYRDGGQRQGS